A region from the Hypericibacter adhaerens genome encodes:
- a CDS encoding ABC transporter substrate-binding protein, whose product MNEWDRLQQAALTGRATRREFLRGAAALGISTTLASGIMVKAGWADEPKKGGTLRLGMEGGSPSDSLDPRTYADSVMIAASLAIMNCLVEFDTAGNPTGELFESWDVKPGAAEWVFNVRKGIKFSNGKTLDADDCIYSIQLHRGETKSPAKGILEQIKEIKALSPTQVGITLSSGNADFPVILGDYHLVVVPKDFTDWSKPIGTGAYTLESFEPGVRLVFKNRGDYWKPGRGNFDTVELRNIQDVAARTAALQSGEVDAVNRLDARTVNLLMQDSNLKVVRTKGTGNRFCFVTRVTDKPYDNKDLRTALKYGIDREKIIESVYNGYAVPGNDHNLDALNPFYNTAMPQMKYDPDKAAFHFKKAGISSPLELQTSEGAWGSAVDCASLYQQALKKAGINLDVKKVSADGYWDNVWLKVPFCAVYWGRRMSADQAFTQVFGEASDWNDTNWKVPEFQKLIKDARVETDQAKRKEMYWKAQEMIADDGGFICFAITDYLDGYSAKVRGNEPHARYDLNDNRVAEKGWFA is encoded by the coding sequence ATGAATGAATGGGACAGGCTCCAACAGGCTGCCCTGACGGGCAGGGCCACCCGGCGTGAATTCCTGCGGGGCGCCGCGGCGCTCGGCATCTCGACGACGCTGGCCAGCGGCATCATGGTCAAGGCCGGCTGGGCCGACGAACCGAAGAAGGGCGGCACGCTGCGCCTCGGCATGGAAGGCGGCTCGCCCAGCGATTCGCTCGATCCGCGCACCTACGCGGATTCGGTCATGATCGCGGCCTCGCTCGCGATCATGAACTGCCTGGTCGAGTTCGACACCGCCGGCAATCCGACCGGCGAGCTGTTCGAAAGCTGGGACGTGAAGCCGGGCGCCGCCGAATGGGTCTTCAATGTCCGAAAAGGCATCAAGTTCTCCAACGGCAAGACGCTCGATGCCGACGACTGCATCTACTCGATCCAACTCCATCGCGGCGAGACCAAGTCGCCGGCGAAGGGCATCCTCGAGCAGATCAAGGAGATCAAGGCCCTGTCGCCGACCCAGGTCGGCATCACCCTCAGCTCCGGCAACGCCGACTTCCCGGTCATCCTCGGCGATTATCACCTCGTCGTGGTGCCGAAGGACTTCACCGACTGGTCGAAGCCGATCGGCACCGGCGCCTACACGCTCGAGAGCTTCGAGCCGGGCGTGCGTCTCGTCTTCAAGAACCGGGGCGACTACTGGAAGCCCGGCCGCGGCAATTTCGACACGGTCGAGCTGCGCAACATCCAGGACGTGGCGGCCCGCACCGCGGCGTTGCAGTCGGGCGAAGTCGATGCCGTCAACCGCCTCGACGCCCGCACCGTCAACCTGCTGATGCAGGATTCGAACCTGAAGGTGGTCCGCACCAAGGGCACGGGCAATCGCTTCTGCTTCGTGACCCGCGTCACCGACAAGCCCTACGACAACAAGGATCTGCGCACGGCGCTGAAATACGGCATCGACCGCGAGAAGATCATCGAGTCCGTCTATAACGGCTATGCCGTCCCGGGCAACGATCACAATCTCGACGCGCTCAATCCCTTCTACAATACCGCGATGCCGCAGATGAAGTACGACCCGGACAAGGCGGCGTTCCACTTCAAGAAGGCGGGAATCAGCTCGCCTCTGGAACTGCAGACCTCGGAAGGCGCCTGGGGCTCGGCGGTCGACTGCGCCTCGCTCTATCAGCAGGCGCTGAAGAAGGCCGGCATCAATCTCGACGTGAAGAAGGTCTCGGCCGACGGCTACTGGGACAATGTCTGGCTGAAGGTGCCCTTCTGCGCCGTGTATTGGGGCCGCCGCATGTCGGCCGACCAGGCCTTCACCCAGGTCTTCGGCGAGGCCTCCGACTGGAACGACACCAACTGGAAGGTGCCGGAGTTCCAGAAGCTCATCAAGGACGCCCGCGTCGAGACCGACCAGGCGAAGCGCAAGGAGATGTACTGGAAGGCGCAGGAGATGATCGCCGACGATGGCGGCTTCATCTGCTTCGCCATCACCGACTATCTCGACGGTTACTCGGCCAAGGTCCGGGGCAACGAGCCGCATGCCCGCTACGACCTGAACGACAACCGCGTCGCGGAAAAGGGCTGGTTCGCCTGA
- a CDS encoding ABC transporter permease — protein sequence MAARALNPIIRTILQRLGLGLVTLLVVSVIIFSAVTMLPGDFAKAILGQSATPETVAAFQKEVGLDQPPVQRYFEWIGGVLQGDFGSSYSNRVGYTRTVVSMIRPRLENTLFLAGMTALIAVPLALVLGMLAALYRNSWYDRLVNLVTLTSISSPEFFVAYILMLFLAVRLPIFYALASVDADTPFWERVSRCALPAMTLVLVIVAHMMRMTRAAIINLLASPYIEMARLKGLSPSKIIYHHALPNAWAPIATVIAVNLAYLVVGVVVVEVVFVYPGIGQLMVDAVSKRDMPVVQACALIFATTYILLNLLADVISIVTNPRLLHPR from the coding sequence GTGGCTGCCAGGGCGCTGAATCCCATCATCCGGACCATCCTGCAGCGGCTGGGGCTGGGCCTCGTCACGTTGCTGGTCGTCTCGGTCATCATCTTCTCGGCCGTGACCATGCTGCCCGGCGATTTCGCCAAGGCCATCCTCGGCCAGTCGGCGACGCCCGAGACCGTCGCCGCCTTCCAGAAGGAGGTCGGCCTCGACCAGCCCCCGGTCCAGCGCTATTTCGAATGGATCGGCGGCGTGCTGCAGGGCGATTTCGGCAGCTCCTACTCGAACCGCGTGGGCTATACCCGCACCGTGGTCTCGATGATCCGGCCGCGGCTCGAGAACACCCTCTTCCTCGCCGGCATGACGGCGCTCATCGCCGTGCCGCTGGCGCTCGTCCTCGGCATGCTGGCGGCGCTCTACCGCAACAGCTGGTACGACCGCCTCGTCAACCTGGTGACCCTCACCTCGATATCCTCGCCCGAGTTCTTCGTCGCCTACATCCTGATGCTGTTCCTGGCGGTGCGTCTCCCGATCTTCTACGCGCTGGCCTCGGTCGACGCGGACACGCCGTTCTGGGAGCGCGTCTCGCGCTGCGCGCTCCCCGCCATGACGCTGGTGCTGGTGATCGTCGCGCACATGATGCGGATGACGCGCGCCGCCATCATCAACCTGCTGGCGAGCCCCTATATCGAGATGGCCCGGCTCAAGGGCCTGTCGCCGTCCAAGATCATCTATCACCATGCGCTGCCCAATGCCTGGGCCCCGATCGCGACCGTGATCGCGGTCAACCTCGCCTATCTCGTCGTCGGCGTGGTGGTGGTCGAGGTGGTGTTCGTCTATCCCGGCATCGGCCAGCTCATGGTCGATGCGGTCTCGAAGCGCGACATGCCGGTGGTCCAGGCCTGCGCCCTCATCTTCGCCACCACCTACATCCTGCTCAACCTGCTCGCGGACGTGATCTCGATCGTCACCAACCCGCGCCTGCTGCATCCGCGATGA
- a CDS encoding ABC transporter permease has product MKIFGHKPTVTAWIGIVIVGIFVLAAIFAPWIAPYDEADSVSSTWSPASADFWLGTDNIGRDLLTRVIYGARTTIGVALITTILSFLLGTTAGLLAAVSSRAVDQLMSRVVDVMLSIPLLVFALMILSMFGSSLFTLVLTIAVLDSTRVFRLARSVAMNVVVLEYVEAARLRGEGLPWIIRREILPNILPPMISEFGLRFCFNFLFVAGLSFLGLGIQPPLADWGGMVRDNSRAIGFGMPAPIWPALAIALMTIGVNLIVDWILSINARPSGASAEM; this is encoded by the coding sequence ATGAAGATCTTCGGACACAAACCGACCGTCACGGCCTGGATCGGAATCGTCATCGTCGGCATCTTCGTCCTGGCCGCGATCTTCGCACCCTGGATCGCACCCTACGACGAGGCCGATTCCGTCTCCTCCACCTGGAGCCCAGCTTCCGCCGACTTCTGGCTCGGCACCGACAATATCGGCCGCGACCTGCTGACCCGCGTGATCTACGGGGCGCGCACCACCATCGGCGTGGCGCTGATCACCACCATCCTCTCCTTCCTGCTCGGTACCACGGCCGGGCTCCTGGCCGCGGTGAGCAGCCGGGCGGTCGACCAGCTGATGTCGCGCGTCGTCGACGTCATGCTCTCGATCCCGCTCCTGGTCTTCGCGCTGATGATCCTGTCGATGTTCGGCTCCTCGCTCTTCACCCTCGTGCTGACGATCGCCGTGCTCGATTCGACCCGCGTGTTCCGCCTGGCGCGCTCGGTGGCGATGAATGTCGTCGTGCTCGAATATGTCGAGGCGGCGCGGCTGCGCGGCGAAGGGCTGCCCTGGATCATCCGGCGCGAGATCCTGCCCAACATCCTGCCGCCGATGATCTCGGAGTTCGGCCTGCGCTTCTGCTTCAACTTCCTCTTCGTCGCGGGCTTGAGCTTCCTCGGCCTCGGCATCCAGCCGCCGCTCGCCGACTGGGGCGGGATGGTGCGCGACAATTCGCGCGCCATCGGCTTCGGCATGCCGGCGCCGATCTGGCCGGCGCTCGCCATCGCGCTGATGACGATCGGCGTCAACCTGATCGTCGACTGGATCCTCTCGATCAACGCCCGGCCTTCCGGCGCTTCGGCGGAGATGTGA
- a CDS encoding ABC transporter ATP-binding protein — MADAVLKLTDLRIESIHGAVLVDNISLELKRGEVVGLIGESGAGKSTIGLGSMVYARAGCRITGGKVEIDGESVRDLSADGRRDLRGKRIAYIAQSAAASFNPAYRIIDQVCEMPIKHGLMKKAEARAWALELFKALDLPDPEKFGFRYPHQASGGQLQRAMTAMAMSCRPDILVFDEPTTALDVTTQIEVLALIKKLIHTYNTAALYITHDLAVVAQVADRIMVLRHGKMVEFGDTKQILLAPKTDYARALVSERKAADKLSIDTTAHGEPLLDVRDVIGQYEHFIAVKNVSISVAKGETVAVVGESGSGKSSLARLIVGLLPRRSGTVRFGGKELPPALKQRDKDQLRRIQFIYQQPDIALNPRQTVGEVIGRPIRFYFSHSPAEVKQRVAALLKQVGLPEDYAKRLTTALSGGQKQRVCIARALAAEPDLIICDEPTSALDQLVAEDILKLLKKLQDELGVAYLFITHDLGIVRRIAHRTAVMLRGEIVDQGPTARIFSPPFHPYTERLLSSVPEMRTEWLEEILSKRTRKAS, encoded by the coding sequence ATGGCCGACGCCGTCCTTAAACTCACCGACCTGCGCATCGAATCGATCCATGGCGCGGTCCTGGTCGACAATATCTCGCTCGAGCTCAAGCGCGGCGAGGTGGTCGGGCTGATCGGCGAAAGCGGCGCCGGCAAATCCACCATCGGGCTGGGCTCGATGGTCTATGCCCGCGCCGGCTGCCGGATCACCGGCGGCAAGGTCGAGATCGACGGCGAGAGCGTCCGGGACCTTTCGGCAGACGGGCGTCGCGACCTGCGCGGCAAGCGCATCGCCTATATCGCGCAGAGCGCAGCCGCCTCCTTCAATCCGGCCTACCGGATCATCGATCAGGTCTGCGAGATGCCGATCAAGCACGGCCTGATGAAGAAGGCCGAGGCGCGGGCCTGGGCGCTCGAGCTCTTCAAGGCGCTCGACCTGCCCGATCCCGAGAAATTCGGCTTCCGGTACCCGCACCAGGCCTCGGGCGGCCAGCTCCAGCGCGCCATGACCGCGATGGCGATGTCGTGCCGGCCGGACATCCTGGTCTTCGACGAGCCCACGACAGCGCTCGACGTCACGACCCAGATCGAGGTGCTGGCGCTGATCAAGAAGCTGATCCACACCTACAACACCGCCGCCCTCTACATCACACACGATCTCGCGGTCGTGGCGCAGGTGGCGGATCGGATCATGGTGCTGCGCCACGGCAAGATGGTGGAGTTCGGCGACACCAAGCAGATCCTGCTGGCGCCCAAGACCGACTATGCCCGCGCCCTGGTGTCGGAGCGCAAGGCGGCCGACAAGCTCTCGATCGACACCACCGCGCATGGCGAGCCGCTGCTCGATGTCCGTGACGTGATCGGCCAGTACGAGCATTTCATTGCCGTCAAGAACGTCTCGATCTCGGTGGCGAAGGGCGAGACGGTGGCGGTGGTGGGCGAATCCGGTTCCGGCAAGAGCTCGCTGGCGCGCCTGATCGTGGGGCTGCTGCCGCGCCGGTCGGGAACGGTGCGCTTCGGCGGCAAGGAGCTGCCGCCGGCCCTCAAGCAGCGCGACAAGGACCAGCTCCGGCGCATCCAGTTCATCTATCAGCAGCCGGACATCGCCCTCAATCCGCGCCAGACCGTCGGCGAGGTGATCGGCCGACCGATCCGCTTCTACTTCAGTCATTCCCCCGCCGAGGTGAAGCAGCGGGTGGCGGCGCTGCTGAAGCAGGTGGGCCTGCCGGAAGACTACGCCAAGCGGCTGACCACCGCGCTCTCCGGCGGACAGAAGCAGCGCGTCTGCATCGCCCGCGCGCTCGCCGCCGAGCCCGACCTCATCATCTGCGACGAGCCGACCTCGGCGCTCGACCAGCTGGTGGCCGAGGACATCCTGAAGCTGCTGAAGAAGCTGCAGGACGAGCTCGGCGTCGCCTACCTCTTCATCACCCACGATCTCGGCATCGTGCGCCGCATCGCGCATCGCACCGCCGTGATGCTGCGCGGCGAGATCGTCGATCAGGGGCCGACGGCGCGGATCTTCTCGCCGCCCTTCCATCCCTACACGGAGCGCCTGCTCTCTTCCGTGCCGGAGATGCGCACCGAGTGGCTGGAGGAGATCCTGTCCAAGCGGACGCGCAAGGCGAGCTAG
- a CDS encoding ABC transporter permease — protein sequence MLAVSALIFVATEILPGDVASAVLGQGATPETLAVFRHELGLDRPAYIRYFEWLFNALQGDLGVALTNKRDIVATITPKFDNTMFLAGYAALIAVPLAVGMGIVAAINEGKWIDRAANIVSLAAISFPEFFIAYVLILFFAVRWHLFPVLSTVFPDMTLGHKLYVVALPAVTLTMLVTAHMLRMTRSSVLSIMSQPYIEMAFLKGLKRSRVVFVHALPNAAAPIITVIALNLAYLIVGVVVIETVFVYPGVGQFMVDGVTKRDLPVVQACGLVFAGAFVILNTIADVLAILVNPRLRKAR from the coding sequence TTGCTCGCGGTCAGCGCCCTGATCTTCGTCGCGACCGAGATCCTGCCCGGCGACGTCGCCAGCGCGGTGCTGGGCCAGGGCGCCACGCCCGAAACGCTGGCGGTCTTCCGGCACGAGCTCGGGCTCGACCGGCCGGCCTATATCCGCTACTTCGAGTGGCTGTTCAACGCGCTCCAGGGCGACCTGGGGGTGGCCCTCACCAACAAGCGCGACATCGTCGCCACGATCACGCCGAAGTTCGACAACACCATGTTCCTTGCCGGCTACGCCGCGCTCATCGCGGTGCCGCTGGCGGTCGGCATGGGGATCGTGGCCGCCATCAACGAAGGCAAGTGGATCGACCGCGCCGCCAACATCGTGTCGTTGGCTGCGATCTCCTTCCCCGAGTTCTTCATCGCCTATGTGCTGATCCTCTTCTTCGCGGTCCGCTGGCACCTCTTCCCCGTCCTCTCGACGGTGTTCCCCGACATGACGCTGGGCCACAAGCTCTATGTCGTGGCGTTGCCGGCCGTGACCCTCACCATGCTGGTGACCGCGCATATGCTGCGCATGACCCGCTCCTCGGTGCTCTCGATCATGTCGCAGCCCTATATCGAGATGGCCTTCCTCAAGGGGCTGAAGCGCTCGCGCGTGGTCTTCGTCCACGCGCTTCCCAACGCCGCGGCGCCGATCATCACCGTGATCGCGCTCAACCTCGCCTACCTGATCGTGGGCGTGGTCGTCATCGAGACCGTGTTCGTCTATCCCGGGGTCGGGCAGTTCATGGTGGATGGCGTCACCAAGCGCGACCTGCCCGTGGTCCAGGCCTGCGGCCTGGTCTTCGCGGGCGCCTTCGTCATCCTCAACACGATCGCGGATGTGCTGGCCATATTGGTCAATCCGAGATTGCGCAAGGCACGATAG
- a CDS encoding ABC transporter permease — protein sequence MTTQTVPGERIPPQRRWWQTAWRELKKAPLSAWFGMIVIAIYLILALFAHWIAPFPENELVGAQYEPWGDQFLFGTDQLGRDMLSRLIFGARNTIGIAFITTLLAFLIGGAMGLMATVVGGWVDQLFGRAVDILMAIPQLIFALVLLSIVGASIVNLILIIAVLDSTRVFRLTRAVAMNVVVLDFVEAAKLQGEKIGWIMSREILPNILPPLVAEFGLRFCFVFLTISALSFLGLGIQPPTADWGSMVRENATLINYGDITPLLPAGAIALLTVAVNFVVDWFLHKTSGLKD from the coding sequence ATGACCACGCAGACCGTCCCCGGCGAACGCATCCCCCCGCAGCGCCGCTGGTGGCAGACGGCCTGGCGCGAGCTGAAGAAGGCGCCGCTCTCCGCCTGGTTCGGCATGATCGTGATCGCGATCTACCTGATCCTGGCGCTCTTCGCCCATTGGATCGCGCCCTTCCCCGAAAACGAGCTGGTGGGCGCCCAGTACGAACCCTGGGGCGACCAGTTCCTCTTCGGCACCGATCAGCTGGGCCGCGACATGCTCTCGCGGCTCATCTTCGGCGCGCGCAACACCATCGGCATCGCCTTCATCACCACGCTCCTCGCCTTCCTGATCGGCGGCGCCATGGGGCTGATGGCGACCGTGGTCGGCGGATGGGTGGATCAGCTCTTCGGGCGGGCCGTCGACATCCTGATGGCGATCCCGCAGCTCATCTTCGCGCTGGTGCTGCTGTCGATCGTCGGCGCCTCGATCGTGAACCTCATCCTCATCATCGCCGTGCTGGATTCCACCCGCGTCTTCCGCCTGACCCGCGCCGTGGCGATGAACGTCGTGGTGCTGGATTTCGTCGAGGCGGCGAAGCTGCAGGGCGAGAAGATCGGCTGGATCATGTCGCGCGAGATCCTGCCCAACATCCTGCCGCCCCTGGTCGCCGAGTTCGGGCTGCGCTTCTGCTTCGTCTTCCTGACGATCAGCGCCCTCTCCTTCCTCGGCCTCGGCATCCAGCCGCCGACCGCGGACTGGGGCTCGATGGTGCGCGAGAACGCGACCCTCATCAATTACGGGGACATCACGCCGCTGCTGCCGGCGGGCGCCATCGCGCTCCTGACCGTGGCGGTCAATTTCGTCGTCGACTGGTTCCTGCACAAGACCAGCGGATTGAAGGACTGA
- a CDS encoding LysR substrate-binding domain-containing protein: protein MAIDSSPLPPPNSLVAFEAAARHQSITLAAAELNVTGAAISRQVRKLEEHLGCALFERFHRRVRLTPQGVMLHRALFDGLSQIGQACRELAVGSDPRQVTVGSTIAFASLWLMPRIPSFNVANPDIALRYIVADTLVDRLEDDLDLVVLYGPGDWPGYASTLLFGDDIIPVCSPAYRAERPQMKVPADLLNERLVHVESENRTWETWPIWFAKMGITEPPRGRAETFNNYMMGLQAAIESHGIMLGWRNLIADHLIRGNLVPAVPGSVPAAGGYYQLLPMSRPASPATILLSQWIEAQARAIKR from the coding sequence ATGGCTATCGACAGCTCTCCCTTGCCGCCCCCCAACAGCCTCGTGGCCTTCGAGGCGGCGGCGCGGCATCAGTCGATCACGCTGGCCGCGGCCGAGCTGAACGTCACGGGCGCCGCCATCAGCCGGCAGGTGCGCAAGCTCGAGGAACATCTTGGCTGCGCGCTGTTCGAGCGGTTTCATCGGCGCGTGCGGCTGACGCCGCAGGGCGTGATGCTGCACCGGGCGCTGTTCGACGGGCTGAGCCAGATCGGCCAGGCCTGCCGCGAGCTGGCGGTGGGATCCGATCCGCGCCAGGTGACGGTGGGCTCGACGATCGCCTTCGCCTCGCTCTGGCTGATGCCGCGCATCCCCAGCTTCAATGTCGCCAATCCCGATATCGCCTTGCGCTACATCGTGGCCGACACGCTGGTGGATCGCCTCGAGGACGATCTCGATCTCGTGGTGCTGTACGGTCCCGGCGACTGGCCCGGCTATGCCTCGACCCTGCTCTTCGGCGACGACATCATCCCGGTCTGCAGCCCTGCCTATCGGGCCGAGCGGCCGCAGATGAAGGTGCCGGCCGATCTCCTGAACGAGCGGCTGGTCCATGTCGAAAGCGAGAACCGGACCTGGGAGACCTGGCCGATCTGGTTCGCCAAGATGGGCATCACCGAGCCGCCGCGGGGCCGTGCCGAGACCTTCAACAACTATATGATGGGATTGCAGGCCGCGATCGAGAGTCACGGCATCATGCTGGGCTGGCGCAACCTGATCGCCGATCATCTGATACGGGGAAACCTGGTGCCGGCCGTGCCTGGCAGCGTTCCCGCCGCCGGCGGCTATTACCAGCTCCTGCCCATGAGCCGCCCGGCCTCGCCCGCGACCATCCTGCTCAGCCAGTGGATCGAAGCCCAGGCGCGGGCCATCAAACGGTGA
- a CDS encoding ABC transporter substrate-binding protein, translating into MSELEYWKSRLAAGKVSRREFIGRAAALGVTTALATTLASKIAGAAPKKGGSLKMALGHGATTDSLDPATYPDQFTGTLGGAIGSALTLINAKGEIEGDLAETMEPSKGATVWAFKLRKGVTFHNGKDVTADDVVASFRHHMGEGSKSAVKSILDPITDIKADGKDTVIFTLAAGSADFPFLTSDYHLPIMPVKDNDVDWQSGIRSGAFILEKFDPGVSVKMKRNPNFYREVWIDDCEIRTIADVTARTNALTTGEVHFIDRCDLKTLGLLQRNKDIKILEVTGYAHYVLPMLTDVPPFDNVHVRTALKYALDREDILKKVFLGHGTVANDNPISPVIQYAIEPQPKYTYDPDKAKFHLKAAGLDSLKVDLSAADAAFAGAVDVAVLYKEHAAKAGIDINVVREPNDGYWDNVWMKKGWSASYWNGRPTCDWMFTTAYAADAAWNDTHWKNPRFNELLVAARSETDTKKRASMYAEMQQLLHDDGGLIVLCFNNFVSAHSNKLDHGPVASNWDEDGMKLPERWWFA; encoded by the coding sequence ATGAGTGAACTCGAATATTGGAAATCGCGACTGGCGGCGGGCAAGGTGAGCCGGCGCGAATTCATCGGCCGCGCCGCGGCCTTGGGCGTCACGACGGCGCTCGCCACCACGCTGGCCAGCAAGATCGCGGGGGCCGCGCCCAAGAAGGGCGGCTCGCTGAAGATGGCGCTGGGCCATGGCGCCACCACGGACTCGCTCGATCCGGCGACCTATCCCGACCAGTTCACCGGCACGCTCGGCGGCGCGATCGGCAGCGCGCTCACCCTGATCAACGCCAAGGGCGAGATCGAGGGCGACCTGGCCGAGACCATGGAGCCCTCGAAGGGCGCCACCGTCTGGGCCTTCAAGCTGCGCAAGGGCGTCACCTTCCATAACGGCAAGGATGTCACCGCCGACGACGTGGTCGCTTCCTTCCGCCACCACATGGGCGAAGGCTCCAAATCGGCGGTGAAGTCGATCCTCGATCCGATCACCGACATCAAGGCCGACGGCAAGGACACGGTGATCTTCACGCTGGCGGCCGGCAGCGCCGACTTCCCCTTCCTCACCAGCGACTACCACCTGCCGATCATGCCGGTGAAGGACAACGACGTGGATTGGCAGTCGGGCATCCGCTCCGGCGCCTTCATCCTGGAGAAGTTCGATCCGGGCGTGAGCGTCAAGATGAAGCGGAATCCGAACTTCTACCGCGAGGTCTGGATCGACGATTGCGAGATCAGGACCATCGCCGACGTGACGGCGCGCACCAACGCGCTCACCACGGGCGAGGTGCATTTCATCGACCGCTGCGACCTCAAGACCCTGGGACTCCTGCAGCGCAACAAGGACATCAAGATCCTCGAGGTGACCGGCTACGCCCATTACGTGCTGCCGATGCTCACCGACGTGCCGCCGTTCGACAATGTCCATGTCCGCACCGCGCTGAAATACGCGCTCGACCGCGAGGACATCCTGAAGAAGGTGTTCCTCGGCCACGGCACCGTCGCCAACGACAACCCCATCTCGCCGGTGATCCAGTACGCCATCGAGCCGCAGCCGAAATACACCTACGACCCCGACAAGGCGAAGTTCCACCTCAAGGCGGCCGGGCTCGACAGCCTCAAGGTCGATCTCTCGGCGGCCGACGCGGCCTTCGCCGGGGCGGTCGACGTGGCCGTGCTCTACAAGGAGCATGCGGCCAAGGCCGGAATCGACATCAACGTGGTCCGCGAGCCGAACGACGGCTATTGGGACAATGTCTGGATGAAGAAGGGCTGGTCCGCGTCCTACTGGAACGGGCGGCCGACCTGCGACTGGATGTTCACGACCGCCTATGCGGCGGATGCGGCCTGGAACGACACCCATTGGAAGAACCCCCGCTTCAACGAGCTGCTGGTCGCGGCCCGTTCGGAGACGGACACCAAGAAGCGCGCGAGCATGTATGCCGAGATGCAGCAGCTGCTGCATGACGATGGCGGCCTGATCGTGCTCTGCTTCAACAACTTCGTCAGCGCCCACTCGAACAAGCTCGATCATGGTCCCGTCGCGTCCAACTGGGACGAGGACGGCATGAAGCTGCCCGAGCGCTGGTGGTTCGCGTAA